The following proteins are co-located in the Zonotrichia albicollis isolate bZonAlb1 chromosome 1, bZonAlb1.hap1, whole genome shotgun sequence genome:
- the LOC141725493 gene encoding erythroblast NAD(P)(+)--arginine ADP-ribosyltransferase-like isoform X1 — MAPLAQTLALLAMAMATTAVKVIMLDMSQDSFDDQYRECGPVMTEALSALNRSDFDQNPLFAQAWPEARAKWQSLGSPVSPLSSPAQAIALMAYTMDELYREFNAAVRTAGRSRQEYRHNFHFKTLHFLLTQALVTLRQAQNGQCHNVYRGKRTHRFKAKPGDIIRFGQFSSASQSEKAAKDFGSATVFEVYTCHGAAIWNFSKYPNEKEVLIPPYETFEVIKVSQEGEKARIQLRSNGTFSKYNCEWLQGDTTGGSIPSTPFHLGGLLLATTTLAVATGIL; from the exons ATGGCCCCCCTGGCGCagaccctggcactgctggcaatgGCCATGGCCACCACAGCTGTCAAGGTGATAATGCTGGACATGTCCCAGGACTCCTTCGATGACCAGTACCGGGAGTGTGGTCCTGTCATGACTGAGGCGTTGTCAGCTCTCAACCGTTCCGACTTTGATCAGAATCCTCTCTTTgcccaggcctggcctgaggcCAGAGCCAAGTGGCAGAGTCTGgggtcccctgtgtcccctctgtcgtccccagcccaggccatCGCCCTCATGGCCTACACGATGGATGAGCTCTACAGAGAGTTCAATGCAGCCGTGCGTACAGCCGGGCGCTCCAGGCAGGAATACCGGCACAACTTCCATTTCAAAACgctgcatttcctgctgacCCAGGCCCTGGTGACGCTGAGGCAGGCTCAGAATGGGCAGTGTCACAACGTGTACCGGGGGAAGCGCACACACAGGTTCAAGGCAAAGCCCGGTGACATCATCCGGTTTGGTCAATTCTCTTCGGCATCACAGAGCGAAAAAGCTGCCAAGGACTTTGGGAGTGCCACAGTGTTTGAGGTGTACACATGCCACGGTGCAGCAATCTGGAATTTCTCCAAGTATCCTAACGAGAAGGAGGTGCTGATCCCACCATATGAGACCTTTGAGGTCATCAAAGTCAGCCAGGAGGGAGAAAAAGCGAGGATCCAGCTCCGCTCCAATGGGACCTTCAGCAAATACAACTGCGAGTGGCTGCAAGGTGACACCACAG GtgggagcatccccagcacccCCTTCCACCTTGGAGGACTCCTCCTGGCCACCACAACCTTGGCAGTGGCAACAGGGATCCTCTGA
- the LOC141725493 gene encoding erythroblast NAD(P)(+)--arginine ADP-ribosyltransferase-like isoform X3, giving the protein MAPLAQTLALLAMAMATTAVKVIMLDMSQDSFDDQYRECGPVMTEALSALNRSDFDQNPLFAQAWPEARAKWQSLGSPVSPLSSPAQAIALMAYTMDELYREFNAAVRTAGRSRQEYRHNFHFKTLHFLLTQALVTLRQAQNGQCHNVYRGKRTHRFKAKPGDIIRFGQFSSASQSEKAAKDFGSATVFEVYTCHGAAIWNFSKYPNEKEVLIPPYETFEVIKVSQEGEKARIQLRSNGTFSKYNCEWLQGGSIPSTPFHLGGLLLATTTLAVATGIL; this is encoded by the exons ATGGCCCCCCTGGCGCagaccctggcactgctggcaatgGCCATGGCCACCACAGCTGTCAAGGTGATAATGCTGGACATGTCCCAGGACTCCTTCGATGACCAGTACCGGGAGTGTGGTCCTGTCATGACTGAGGCGTTGTCAGCTCTCAACCGTTCCGACTTTGATCAGAATCCTCTCTTTgcccaggcctggcctgaggcCAGAGCCAAGTGGCAGAGTCTGgggtcccctgtgtcccctctgtcgtccccagcccaggccatCGCCCTCATGGCCTACACGATGGATGAGCTCTACAGAGAGTTCAATGCAGCCGTGCGTACAGCCGGGCGCTCCAGGCAGGAATACCGGCACAACTTCCATTTCAAAACgctgcatttcctgctgacCCAGGCCCTGGTGACGCTGAGGCAGGCTCAGAATGGGCAGTGTCACAACGTGTACCGGGGGAAGCGCACACACAGGTTCAAGGCAAAGCCCGGTGACATCATCCGGTTTGGTCAATTCTCTTCGGCATCACAGAGCGAAAAAGCTGCCAAGGACTTTGGGAGTGCCACAGTGTTTGAGGTGTACACATGCCACGGTGCAGCAATCTGGAATTTCTCCAAGTATCCTAACGAGAAGGAGGTGCTGATCCCACCATATGAGACCTTTGAGGTCATCAAAGTCAGCCAGGAGGGAGAAAAAGCGAGGATCCAGCTCCGCTCCAATGGGACCTTCAGCAAATACAACTGCGAGTGGCTGCAAG GtgggagcatccccagcacccCCTTCCACCTTGGAGGACTCCTCCTGGCCACCACAACCTTGGCAGTGGCAACAGGGATCCTCTGA
- the LOC141728176 gene encoding erythroblast NAD(P)(+)--arginine ADP-ribosyltransferase-like, producing MSHSDPHWSLWPLFSMAPLAQTLALLAMTVATVVITMVPLDMAHNSFDDQYLNCGPAMTAALPALKRSDFQTNPLFAQTWAKATAEWQKRGSYSYFLTKDQAIALMVYTMNDVYNSFNKAVREAGRSCQEYRYNFHFKTLHFLLTQALQKLRCPNKCLDVFRGVRNTQFNVKFGDNVRLNQFTSSSLNKMVAEYYGTDTMFEVHTCHGAHIENFSFNQSEKEVLIPPFETFEVTKVTREGKKVQIVLRSTGNFSNYNCEWLRGDIMGTTWRDGDTQWEPPQELSQSWGASPCDRGHGMTTGVVIVTTATVATLVSTTTLATLGIGTTMVSMANVLTVTHDVTMPTVTTVFTAITETTIDTMATKATKVTVAPTATVATTVTVKGVHPGKAPPRGAQ from the exons ATGTCCCACAGTGACCCACACTGGTCCCTGTGGCCTCTCTTCTCCATGGCCCCCTTGGCTCagaccctggcactgctggcaatgACCGTGGCCACTGTGGTCATCACGATGGTGCCCCTGGACATGGCCCACAACTCCTTTGATGACCAGTACCTCAACTGTGGCCCTGCCATGACTGCGGCCTTGCCAGCCCTCAAGCGCTCCGACTTCCAGACAAACCCTCTTTTTGCCCAGACCTGGGCGAAGGCCACGGCCGAGTGGCAGAAACGAGGTTCCTATTCATATTTTCTGACCAAAGACCAGGCCATCGCCCTCATGGTCTACACAATGAATGACGTGTACAATTCGTTCAACAAGGCTGTGCGTGAGGCTGGACGCTCCTGCCAGGAGTACCGGTACAACTTCCACTTCAAAACgctgcatttcctgctgacCCAGGCCCTCCAGAAGCTGAGATGCCCTAATAAATGTCTGGACGTGTTCCGGGGAGTGAGGAATACCCAGTTCAATGTGAAATTTGGTGATAATGTCCGCCTCAATCAATTCACTTCATCATCACTGAATAAAATGGTGGCCGAATATTATGGGACAGACACGATGTTCGAGGTGCACACGTGTCACGGAGCACACATCGAGAACTTCTCCTTCAATCAAAGCGAGAAGGAGGTGCTGATCCCACCCTTTGAGACCTTTGAGGTCACCAAAGTCAccagggaagggaagaaggtGCAGATTGTGCTTCGCTCCACTGGGAACTTCAGCAACTACAACTGCGAGTGGCTGCGAGGTGACATCATGGGAACAACttggagggatggggacactca GTGGGAGCCTCCCCAGGAACTCTCCCAGTCTTGGGGGGCTTCTCCTTGCGACCGTGGCCATGGCA TGACCACTGGGGTCGTTATTGTTACTACGGCCACTGTGGCCACTTTGGTCTCTACGACCACTCTGGCCACTCTGGGCATTGGAACCACCATGGTCAGCATGGCCAATGTGCTCACGGTGACCCATGATGTCACCATGCCCACTGTGACTACTGTGTTCACTGCAATTACTGAGACCACCATTGACACCATGGCTACCAAGGCGACCAAGGTCACCGTGGCCCCCACAGCCACTGTGGCCACCACGGTCACTGTAAAAGGTGTCCATCCTGGAAAAGCCCCTCCAAGAGGTGCCCAGTGA
- the LOC141725487 gene encoding NAD(P)(+)--arginine ADP-ribosyltransferase 2-like, whose product MSRHVPQSPLCPFSVPLESPGMHQCSPCVTPSVLCVPSVSHSVSHWSLWPLFSMAPLAHTLALLAMTVATADITVLPLDMAHNSFDDQYVNCGPAMIAALPALKRSDFRENKKFSQAWEKATAEWQKRGSYSSFLTKDQAIALMVYTMNDVFGEFNEAVRSAGRSCQEYRYNFHFKTLHFLLTQALQKLRCHNKCLDVSRGVKDTQFIVKYGDKVRLSQFTSSSLNKSVAEYYGTDTMFEVHTCLGAHIEKFSFNQSEKEVLIPPFETFQVTKVTREGKKVQIVLRSTGNFSNYNCEWLRGDIMGTTWGDGDTQRGLGTRTHGAEDTHGPEGTGTPTVAGRQDTQRLRHGQGQHCLGTADRDTQCQVRGTGTSSAGVGGTRYMVHGWVQGTWTSLWPSLTPHPQGPPPPMSLSPWPS is encoded by the coding sequence ATGTCCCGCCATGTACCTCAGagtcccctctgtcccttcaGTGTCCCCTTAGAATCCCCTGGTATGCACCAGTGTTCTCCCTGTGTCACACCGTCTGTCCTCTGTGTtccctctgtgtcccacagTGTCTCACACTGGTCCCTGTGGCCTCTCTTCTCCATGGCCCCCCTGGCTcacaccctggcactgctggcaatgACCGTGGCCACTGCGGACATCACCGTATTGCCCCTGGACATGGCCCACAACTCCTTTGATGACCAGTACGTGAACTGCGGCCCTGCCATGATTGCGGCCTTGCCAGCCCTCAAGCGCTCCGACTTCAGGGAGAACAAGAAGTTTTCCCAGGCCTGGGAGAAGGCCACAGCCGAGTGGCAGAAACGAGGTTCCTATTCATCCTTTCTGACCAAAGACCAGGCCATCGCCCTCATGGTCTACACAATGAATGACGTGTTCGGGGAGTTCAATGAAGCCGTGCGTTCAGCTGGACGGTCCTGCCAGGAGTACCGGTACAACTTCCACTTCAAAACgctgcatttcctgctgacCCAGGCCCTCCAGAAGCTGAGATGCCATAATAAGTGTCTGGACGTGTCCCGGGGAGTGAAAGACACACAGTTCATTGTGAAATATGGTGATAAAGTCCGCCTTAGTCAATTCACTTCATCATCACTGAATAAATCGGTGGCCGAATATTATGGGACAGACACGATGTTCGAGGTGCACACGTGTCTCGGAGCGCACATTGAAAAATTCTCCTTCAATCAAAGTGAGAAGGAGGTGCTGATCCCACCCTTTGAGACCTTTCAGGTTACCAAAGTCAccagggaagggaagaaggtGCAGATTGTGCTTCGCTCCACTGGGAACTTCAGCAACTACAACTGCGAGTGGCTGCGAGGTGACATCATGGGAACAACCTGGGGGGACGGGGACACTCAGAGAGGGTTGGGGACAAGGACACACGGTGCTGAGGACACCCATGgcccagaggggacagggacacccactGTGGCTGGGAGACAAGACACCCAGAGGTTGAGACATGGTCAGGGACAGCATTGCTTGGGCACAGCAGATAGGGACACTCAGTGCCAGgtgagggggacagggacatccaGTGCTGGAGTTGGGGGGACAAGGTACATGGTACATGGCTGGGTACAGGGGACATGGACCTCATTATGGCCCTCTCTGACACCACACCCTCAGGGCCCCCCACCACCGATGTCCCTCTCCCCATGGCCCTCCTGA
- the LOC141725493 gene encoding erythroblast NAD(P)(+)--arginine ADP-ribosyltransferase-like isoform X2, with protein MAPLAQTLALLAMAMATTAVKVIMLDMSQDSFDDQYRECGPVMTEALSALNRSDFDQNPLFAQAWPEARAKWQSLGSPVSPLSSPAQAIALMAYTMDELYREFNAAVRTAGRSRQEYRHNFHFKTLHFLLTQALVTLRQAQNGQCHNVYRGKRTHRFKAKPGDIIRFGQFSSASQSEKAAKDFGSATVFEVYTCHGAAIWNFSKYPNEKEVLIPPYETFEVIKVSQEGEKARIQLRSNGTFSKYNCEWLQGDTTGGSIPSTPFHLGGLLLATITLAVATGIL; from the coding sequence ATGGCCCCCCTGGCGCagaccctggcactgctggcaatgGCCATGGCCACCACAGCTGTCAAGGTGATAATGCTGGACATGTCCCAGGACTCCTTCGATGACCAGTACCGGGAGTGTGGTCCTGTCATGACTGAGGCGTTGTCAGCTCTCAACCGTTCCGACTTTGATCAGAATCCTCTCTTTgcccaggcctggcctgaggcCAGAGCCAAGTGGCAGAGTCTGgggtcccctgtgtcccctctgtcgtccccagcccaggccatCGCCCTCATGGCCTACACGATGGATGAGCTCTACAGAGAGTTCAATGCAGCCGTGCGTACAGCCGGGCGCTCCAGGCAGGAATACCGGCACAACTTCCATTTCAAAACgctgcatttcctgctgacCCAGGCCCTGGTGACGCTGAGGCAGGCTCAGAATGGGCAGTGTCACAACGTGTACCGGGGGAAGCGCACACACAGGTTCAAGGCAAAGCCCGGTGACATCATCCGGTTTGGTCAATTCTCTTCGGCATCACAGAGCGAAAAAGCTGCCAAGGACTTTGGGAGTGCCACAGTGTTTGAGGTGTACACATGCCACGGTGCAGCAATCTGGAATTTCTCCAAGTATCCTAACGAGAAGGAGGTGCTGATCCCACCATATGAGACCTTTGAGGTCATCAAAGTCAGCCAGGAGGGAGAAAAAGCGAGGATCCAGCTCCGCTCCAATGGGACCTTCAGCAAATACAACTGCGAGTGGCTGCAAGGTGACACCACAG